The genomic window TTTACGATTTCAGACTTATAGCCTTCTTTTATCAAAACAGATTCGTTTTTGCCTTCTTCAATTTTCCATGGTGAACCTTCTGCCCAATATTTGGTTTCTTTAATATAATCGTCCTGATTTACCTTTAAAACTTCTCCCGTTTTCTGGTTTTTCAGGGTGTAGAAAGTTTTGTATTCCGAAGGATTTTTGTTGATTTTTTGTTTTTCAGCTTTGATATCGGTTCCTATTTTGTAATCACGGAAATCAATAAGAGGTTCATGAACAATGCCATGAGTACCAACCAGGATCATTACGATAGAAAATACTCCCAGAAGAATATATTTGAATTTATTGGAAGGTGCTTTTTCAGAACTGAAGCTGTATGTGTCCTTCTTCTTAAATTCTTTTCTGTATAAGATGAATACGAGAATTAACCCGATTAAAAGGACAATGTCTTTAATGAAGCTTTGCCACGGAGTAAATTTAATGGCATCCCCGAAACATCCGCAATCGGTTACCACATTGAAGTAAGCGGAATAAAAAGTAAGGAATCCAAAGAAAATACAAAGGGCAATTAATGCTGAAAGCGTGAATTTTAGTTTCAATTTAAGCAAAAGCATAAAACCTAATAAAAGCTCTAAAACTACCACGATAACAGAGAAAAGCAATGCAAATTTCTCAAAAAACGGCATGTTGAAAACAGAAGGCGAGAAATATTCTTCCATTTTGAAAGAAAAGCCCACTAAATCAACAGCTTTTACAAAGCCGGAAAGAATAAAAATAACGGCAATAACGAAGCGTAATAAAGCTTTTAACATATTAAATAATTTTTGGTTGGGTTGTTTCTTCTTTTTCAGAGAATTTGATCAGGCAGAAGACTGCGTAGTTCAGCATATCAAAATAATTGGCATCCAAGCCTTCGGAAACAATCGTCTTTCCCAGGTTGTCTTCAATCTGTTTCGTTCTTAGCACTTTTTGATAAATTAGATCTGTGATGGAAGAAATTCTCATATCTCTCCAGGCTTCCCCGTAATCATGGTTTTTTCTTTCCATCAAAGCTTTCGCTTCGTTAGCATATTTATCATAAAGACCTAAAATTTCGTCCTTATTTTCGCTAAAATCATTGGCAAGACCTTTTTCAAGCTGAATAAGCCCGATAATCGAATAGTTGACAATCGCAATAAATTCGTCTTCTTCACTTTCATCCACCATTTTCTTATCGGTCATTTGTAAAGTACGGATTCTGTTGACTTTAATGTAAATCTGGTCCGTAATGGAGCTTGGTCTTAGTACTCTCCAAGCTGCGCCGTAATCCTG from Chryseobacterium camelliae includes these protein-coding regions:
- a CDS encoding BT_3928 family protein gives rise to the protein MLKALLRFVIAVIFILSGFVKAVDLVGFSFKMEEYFSPSVFNMPFFEKFALLFSVIVVVLELLLGFMLLLKLKLKFTLSALIALCIFFGFLTFYSAYFNVVTDCGCFGDAIKFTPWQSFIKDIVLLIGLILVFILYRKEFKKKDTYSFSSEKAPSNKFKYILLGVFSIVMILVGTHGIVHEPLIDFRDYKIGTDIKAEKQKINKNPSEYKTFYTLKNQKTGEVLKVNQDDYIKETKYWAEGSPWKIEEGKNESVLIKEGYKSEIVKFKIEDPTGLELTEEIINAPKAVLVFSYHPKDVSPELLKQVEAKVKTQGAKVVYGVSTIATTFKTIPNAMMDGTAIKTIARSNPFVLILQNGKIIDKQPAKDYVK
- a CDS encoding DUF1599 domain-containing protein, producing the protein MLKTSIQFEKIISQCRDLFGKKLQDYGAAWRVLRPSSITDQIYIKVNRIRTLQMTDKKMVDESEEDEFIAIVNYSIIGLIQLEKGLANDFSENKDEILGLYDKYANEAKALMERKNHDYGEAWRDMRISSITDLIYQKVLRTKQIEDNLGKTIVSEGLDANYFDMLNYAVFCLIKFSEKEETTQPKII